One Schlesneria paludicola DSM 18645 DNA segment encodes these proteins:
- a CDS encoding M16 family metallopeptidase, which translates to MFKQWSTLAVILAMSIPATAQVNSFRLTNGVAVSVNTIEQADTIAMEMVYHVGFLHEPEGMVQAAHLLEHLVCCSPCEGFAEREAMQFLNQIGLANAETLPTLTHYDYLVPKDQFLKVLQIERDRIQRFTVERQRLVTEAKRCYQETDVVEANPSSGMLKHAFMACSHAWRFQSDRALVRGGMEAFDIDDLKAFHMQYYNPKHLTIAITGAITAHDAREALNAQLSSIPASEHVVPEWDWNSIPKHHSIRWDSKVRGVCIAWKPPAKTSDGTALSILGLFAMQSLSDDAELKAKCHHVSCSNNSWIVGDLPLFAYASLRDGEDIAQVEALLISRFETLLNKACATVAVQLPLLAAQAKTATTWRQIRQTAPTLMQGGRKESEAIGLCMLQDALNRIMQARLLGQESEAAPKPSARMSAAQLTKLVRDTVTTESRRVVHILPLGPSNAGEGQ; encoded by the coding sequence GTGTTCAAACAATGGTCCACATTGGCGGTCATCCTGGCGATGTCGATTCCGGCAACCGCTCAAGTGAATTCGTTTCGATTGACGAATGGAGTGGCAGTCTCCGTCAATACGATCGAGCAGGCCGACACGATCGCGATGGAGATGGTCTATCACGTCGGATTCTTGCACGAACCCGAAGGCATGGTGCAGGCGGCACATTTACTCGAACATCTCGTGTGCTGTTCACCATGCGAGGGATTTGCAGAGCGCGAGGCAATGCAGTTCCTCAATCAAATTGGGCTTGCCAACGCGGAAACATTGCCAACGCTGACGCACTATGACTACCTCGTACCCAAAGACCAGTTCCTCAAGGTCTTGCAGATCGAACGAGATCGAATTCAACGCTTCACCGTCGAGCGTCAGCGACTCGTCACCGAAGCCAAACGGTGCTATCAGGAAACGGACGTCGTCGAAGCAAACCCGTCCAGCGGGATGCTGAAGCACGCCTTTATGGCCTGTAGTCACGCCTGGCGGTTTCAATCCGATCGAGCCTTGGTTCGAGGTGGCATGGAAGCGTTCGATATCGATGACTTGAAGGCCTTTCACATGCAGTATTACAACCCCAAACATCTCACGATCGCGATCACGGGAGCCATCACTGCCCACGATGCACGTGAGGCCCTGAATGCCCAACTCAGTTCCATTCCCGCGTCGGAACATGTCGTCCCCGAATGGGATTGGAACAGCATCCCCAAACATCACTCCATTCGTTGGGATTCGAAAGTTCGCGGCGTCTGCATCGCCTGGAAACCGCCGGCGAAAACATCAGACGGCACCGCGCTGAGCATACTTGGTTTGTTCGCGATGCAATCACTGTCCGACGATGCGGAATTGAAAGCAAAATGCCATCACGTCAGTTGTTCGAACAACTCCTGGATTGTGGGTGATTTACCTTTATTCGCGTATGCATCCCTCCGCGACGGCGAGGACATCGCTCAAGTCGAAGCGCTATTGATCTCGCGTTTCGAAACCTTACTGAACAAAGCCTGCGCAACGGTGGCAGTGCAATTGCCCCTGTTGGCAGCTCAGGCGAAGACGGCAACGACCTGGCGTCAGATTCGACAGACCGCGCCGACCCTGATGCAAGGAGGGCGGAAAGAATCCGAAGCCATCGGTTTGTGCATGCTGCAGGATGCCCTGAATCGCATCATGCAAGCTCGGTTGCTCGGGCAGGAATCCGAAGCGGCCCCCAAACCATCCGCACGAATGAGCGCGGCACAACTGACAAAGCTGGTCCGCGACACCGTCACAACAGAGTCTCGAAGAGTGGTCCATATTCTTCCACTGGGTCCCTCGAACGCGGGAGAGGGACA
- a CDS encoding PadR family transcriptional regulator, which translates to MASGDKVNLLQGTLDMLILKSLHARRRHGYEITRWIQSTSDDVLTIEEGSLYPALHRLERRGWITCEWGLSESNRRAKFYELSRTGKTQLVREVDSWNIIVKGITQILDAKVLEATT; encoded by the coding sequence ATGGCCAGCGGCGACAAAGTGAACCTGTTGCAGGGGACACTCGACATGTTGATCCTCAAATCGCTCCACGCGCGGCGGCGACATGGATACGAGATCACGCGTTGGATTCAATCGACTAGCGACGACGTGTTGACGATTGAAGAAGGATCGCTTTATCCGGCGCTGCATCGACTGGAACGGCGGGGCTGGATCACGTGCGAATGGGGGCTCTCGGAATCCAACCGACGTGCCAAATTCTATGAGCTTTCTCGAACGGGCAAAACGCAACTGGTTCGTGAAGTGGACTCGTGGAACATCATCGTGAAGGGGATTACGCAGATCCTGGATGCGAAGGTCCTGGAGGCGACGACATGA
- a CDS encoding carboxypeptidase-like regulatory domain-containing protein codes for MIPKLISNLFDYLRTPAARSAQEFGDAIEDEIAFHLAERTDENVARGMSPEQARREAMASFGDASKIAAQCHREAVHSLALWHRVHLGMTACLAVSVAALWFGASKRALRVPTLELAQLPPGIATMLAHDWTGDLTGRIVDEEGRPIPNAQVLAVVKTWPDQSYFQRAFVTATNAGGQFSIENVHPIDELYECQLAVIAEKRLLKSAYYGNQHGTFTPVTLQLPPASSLTLRVESDRGETLAGVDVLPHRRVEPGGEQHQVYFDSAQSIISQTDREGCATLPYFSSGDIATVLLRGKTGEWQTHDVTVPAAGETITIRMMSVPASPSEES; via the coding sequence ATGATTCCAAAGCTGATTTCCAATCTGTTTGACTACCTTCGGACACCCGCGGCGCGATCGGCACAAGAGTTTGGTGACGCGATCGAAGACGAGATCGCATTTCATCTGGCCGAGCGGACGGATGAAAACGTCGCGCGGGGGATGTCGCCCGAGCAGGCTCGTCGGGAGGCGATGGCGAGTTTCGGTGACGCCTCAAAAATTGCCGCGCAGTGTCATCGCGAGGCGGTTCATAGTTTGGCGCTGTGGCATCGGGTGCATCTGGGGATGACGGCCTGTCTCGCCGTGTCGGTGGCGGCTCTCTGGTTTGGGGCCTCGAAACGGGCACTCCGAGTCCCCACGTTGGAGCTTGCTCAGCTACCTCCTGGCATCGCCACGATGCTCGCGCATGACTGGACAGGCGATCTGACGGGTCGGATCGTGGATGAAGAAGGGCGACCGATTCCGAATGCACAGGTTCTGGCCGTCGTGAAAACGTGGCCAGACCAGTCGTACTTCCAGCGGGCGTTTGTGACCGCAACCAATGCGGGTGGTCAATTTTCGATTGAGAATGTGCATCCGATCGATGAACTCTACGAATGTCAATTGGCGGTCATTGCTGAAAAGCGGTTGCTGAAGTCGGCCTACTATGGAAATCAGCATGGGACATTTACTCCGGTCACGTTGCAGTTGCCCCCCGCTTCGAGTTTGACTCTGCGCGTCGAGTCGGACCGTGGTGAAACACTGGCCGGGGTCGACGTGCTGCCGCATCGGCGTGTCGAACCGGGCGGCGAACAGCATCAAGTCTATTTCGACAGTGCGCAGTCGATCATTTCTCAGACCGACCGGGAAGGGTGCGCAACGCTTCCGTACTTTTCGTCAGGTGATATCGCCACGGTTCTGCTGCGCGGCAAGACGGGTGAGTGGCAAACACACGATGTGACCGTCCCCGCTGCGGGCGAGACGATCACGATCCGGATGATGTCAGTTCCGGCTTCCCCATCAGAGGAGTCTTAG
- a CDS encoding alpha/beta hydrolase, with protein sequence MFEVSCRITAMVVLVVYSTGVLFAADAPTDVLVEDSFESGTKEPDGWQRDGDVSSVRYVYDKSAGSEGSRSLGLQKAENRYFPIAGWSKSFTHNRAESTLALTAKVKAAKVTKAVIDVLYFDQAGKPLSHEWAVYIGQKEPKDPIVTHDWKSYRGTTQIPEGTKSIKIAFQIYGPGKVWFDELKASYLDSDGQVPTDVSANEGGRPASVSGTSEPPTPIELTVPSGGSTSYVLIKPDASAKPPADGFPLLIVLPGGDGSIEFHPFIREIHRQGLGGRFVVAQMIAPPQIVWPTQSSTHRVAATEASIEAIIADVRQRCGHDPNRVYALGWSSSGPAVYATVLQEKTPLAGAFIAMSVFKPDQLPPITNAKGRRIYLLHSPADKICPYSMAQDAKNRLTSSGAMVTLVDYDGGHGWQGSVFDNIRAGIDWLQASPK encoded by the coding sequence ATGTTTGAAGTGTCTTGCAGGATTACTGCGATGGTCGTACTGGTGGTCTATTCCACAGGGGTACTGTTTGCCGCGGACGCGCCGACCGACGTGCTGGTCGAAGACAGCTTTGAATCGGGAACCAAAGAGCCCGACGGCTGGCAGCGCGACGGCGATGTTTCGAGTGTGAGATACGTCTATGACAAGTCGGCCGGATCGGAAGGGAGCCGCAGTCTGGGCCTTCAAAAGGCCGAGAATCGGTACTTTCCGATTGCCGGGTGGTCGAAGTCATTCACGCACAATCGAGCGGAGTCGACGCTCGCCCTGACCGCCAAAGTCAAGGCGGCGAAAGTGACGAAGGCGGTGATCGACGTCCTGTACTTCGATCAGGCCGGAAAGCCTCTTTCGCATGAGTGGGCCGTCTATATCGGTCAGAAAGAACCGAAAGATCCGATCGTGACACACGACTGGAAGTCGTACCGAGGGACCACACAGATTCCCGAAGGGACGAAATCGATCAAGATTGCCTTCCAGATCTATGGGCCAGGTAAAGTCTGGTTTGATGAGCTGAAAGCGAGCTATCTCGATTCTGATGGACAGGTTCCGACGGACGTGTCTGCGAACGAGGGGGGACGCCCGGCAAGTGTGTCCGGCACGAGCGAGCCGCCAACGCCGATCGAGCTCACCGTCCCGTCCGGAGGTTCGACCAGCTACGTTTTGATCAAGCCGGACGCGAGCGCAAAACCTCCGGCAGACGGGTTTCCGTTGCTGATCGTGCTGCCAGGTGGAGATGGTTCGATCGAGTTTCATCCGTTTATCCGTGAGATTCATCGGCAAGGGCTGGGTGGCCGGTTTGTCGTTGCGCAGATGATCGCACCGCCTCAAATCGTCTGGCCCACTCAATCGTCGACCCATCGTGTGGCGGCGACCGAAGCCTCGATCGAGGCAATCATTGCCGATGTTCGTCAGCGATGCGGGCACGATCCGAATCGCGTCTATGCGCTCGGTTGGTCTTCCAGTGGTCCCGCCGTGTATGCCACCGTGCTTCAGGAAAAGACGCCACTCGCCGGTGCGTTCATCGCAATGTCCGTCTTCAAACCGGATCAGTTGCCGCCGATCACAAATGCAAAAGGCCGTCGGATTTATCTGCTGCATTCGCCTGCGGACAAAATCTGTCCGTATTCAATGGCGCAAGATGCGAAAAACAGACTCACGAGCTCAGGTGCCATGGTGACTCTTGTGGACTATGACGGAGGTCACGGCTGGCAAGGTTCCGTTTTTGACAACATTCGCGCGGGGATCGACTGGCTGCAAGCATCACCAAAATAA
- a CDS encoding endonuclease/exonuclease/phosphatase family protein, with the protein MAREMRDTPMTPASTVTSPRWKAVVLGLTVTLVGLIAWDGAERRPADMTSPLPQSVTTKTLRQAPARLTLASFNIHSGKGTDGVRDLSRIAKLLEGVDFAGLYEVRAQSDARQPNQAAALVDTNEGGWVFAPTEQQWWSDQFGNGLIHRIPVNSVLRIPLVNTRGKAYRNAILANIKLQATDVRVIAVHIDREKDRRQQLQAVIDLFQSLQPPCILMGDLNTTADDPLLVHLRESPGVHSPLHDSIPDTLPSQGIDWIFTRGLKTISAALINNSASDHPLLRAELEPTDAP; encoded by the coding sequence ATGGCCCGAGAGATGCGAGACACTCCCATGACACCCGCCTCGACTGTCACCTCACCGCGCTGGAAGGCAGTCGTGCTCGGCCTGACAGTGACTCTTGTCGGCCTGATCGCCTGGGACGGTGCGGAGCGACGTCCTGCGGATATGACCAGTCCATTGCCGCAGAGCGTCACGACCAAGACGCTGCGGCAAGCCCCCGCAAGACTGACCCTGGCCAGTTTCAACATCCATAGCGGGAAAGGCACGGACGGCGTGCGCGACCTTTCCCGGATCGCAAAACTGCTGGAAGGCGTGGATTTCGCTGGCTTGTACGAGGTCCGAGCCCAATCGGATGCACGTCAACCCAATCAGGCGGCAGCCTTGGTGGACACGAATGAAGGAGGTTGGGTCTTCGCACCAACGGAACAGCAATGGTGGTCCGACCAATTCGGAAATGGATTAATCCACCGCATTCCGGTCAACTCGGTGCTGCGCATCCCTCTGGTCAACACGCGCGGCAAAGCCTATCGAAATGCCATTCTCGCCAACATCAAACTGCAAGCGACCGACGTTCGCGTGATCGCCGTGCACATCGACCGGGAAAAAGACCGACGACAACAACTGCAAGCGGTCATCGATCTGTTCCAGAGCCTTCAGCCGCCCTGTATCCTGATGGGCGATTTGAACACGACCGCCGACGATCCGTTACTCGTCCACTTGCGCGAAAGCCCCGGCGTCCACAGCCCCCTGCACGATTCCATCCCCGACACGCTGCCCAGCCAGGGGATCGACTGGATCTTCACCCGCGGCTTGAAAACGATCTCCGCCGCTCTCATCAACAACTCAGCCTCCGACCACCCCCTCCTCCGCGCCGAACTCGAACCAACGGACGCGCCATAG